ACCTCGCGGAACACGTGCGCGCCCTGGCTGGTGGGCGTGAAGCGCTGGTCCCACGCCAGCAGCACGTCGCAGGCGGCCTCCGGGCGCGTGCCATCTGCGGTGAAGGAAGACCAGTCGGCGGTGGCGGCACACACGGCCAGGATGCCCTCCATGCTCACGTCGGCCGCCTGGGAGCGACCGTTGAACACGTTGGCCATCAGGTCCTCGATGGCGAAGCCCGCTTCGCCGAGGCCGTCGGTGCCCGCTCGCCGCTCCTCGGCCTGCGCGAAGGTCTGGCGCGTGCGGATGGACTGCGCGTAGCGCTCGCGCCCGGAGAACGGCGGGAAGTCCTCCAGCAGCTGGCGGGGGTTGCTGAGCCAGAACGAGTCGTTGGCGTTGGCCACGTAGTCCGTGGTCCGCAGGTGCGGCAGGTCGTCGTAGCCCAGGATGCCGGGCGGCGTCCCCACGGCGTTGCCCCACTCGCAGGCCGCACGTGAGCCGTCCAGGCTGGGAAAGCCCTGGCGCGTGAGCAGGCGCGCCACCGCCGTCTGGCTGCAGTCCTCGAGCTGCGCGTCGGTCACGTTGGGCACCACGGTGACGTCGCCGTAGTAGGCCTGCCCGTCGCGGCTGGCGGCGATGGTGTTCACCCACGGGATGCCGATCAGCGCCAGCGCCTCCTCGAAGGCGTCCATGTCCTGCGCCTGCCCCATGCGCACCCACTGCTCCACCAAGCGGTCGTTCTCGATGTTGGCGTCTCGGAACGTGATGGCGGTGCGCGCGATGGTGGGCCAGCCGCCCACCAGCGACGAGATGGCCCCGAGGTCCACCATGGGCCCGAAGTGGCTGGTGTAGAGCGTGAGCTCACGCGCCTCGAGCGTGCCGTCGTCCTGCAGCACCTCCACGGTCACCGGGTGCGCCTCGATGCGGCGCTCTTCGCCCTCGTAGAGGTAGACCATCGGGTCGTCCGCCTTGAGCGTGAGCTCGTAGAACGAGAAGTGCAGGGAGGACGCGACGGTGTGGCTCCACGCCAGGTTCTCGTTGAAGCCGATGTTGATGACGGGCACCCCGTGCAGCGAGGCGCCCGCCGCGTCGTACACCCCCGGGATGGTCAGGTGCGCTTGGTAGAAGCGCTCCGGGCCGCTCCACGGAAAGTGCGGGTTGCCGTACAGCAGGCCGGCGCCGCTGCGGGAGCTCTCGGAGCCCACCGCGTAGGCGTTCGAGCCCATCTCCTCGACGGGGCGGAAGCCCAACGCCTGCCGCGTCACCCCGGGCGCGCTCCCGGGTAGCTGGGGCGGGCCCTCGAAGCGCGCTAGCGGCAGCTCGGGCGAAGCCGCCGCGATCAACGGCGCGAGCGTGCCTGTGCTCGCCCGTAGGCCGAGCTTGCGATAGACGCGGGCCAGGTCCAGCTCCGTGAGCTCGCGCACCCACGGCTCGCTGCGACAGCCTTCGTCGCCCTGCGCGAGGCCGTCCAGTCCCACCTCGGCCAAGTGTCGGTTCATGCCGGCGGCGTACCCGCGCACCGCGTCGCGTGCCCAGCCCGGCAAGGGCCGCAAGAACTCGCGCTCGGCGAGCCGCGCGGTGTTGTAGTGGCGGTAGACCATGTCCTCGGCCACGTCGCCGCCCGCCTCGCCCCACCAGCGGGCGGTCGTGCCCTCGGCGCGGATCACCTCGCGCATGAGCACGCAGTAGTTGTCCTGCGCGTAGGCGTAGCCGTAGCCGTAGCCGAGGCTGCCGAAGTCTTCGGCCGTGATGTGCGGGACGCCGTAGGCCGTGCGCACGATGCGCGCCTCGTAGTGCACCGCGTCACCGCCACACGACGAGGCGCCGAGCGCGAGCAGCAGGAGACCGGAGCAGAGCAGGGCGGGGGGACGCCGATGGGTCGCGAATAGGGTCATCGGCCCCTGTCTACCACGGAGAGGTCAGTAGTTGCCCATCGCGCCGACGTCGATCACCTCGTGGCCCGCCTTCTGGAGGATCTCGGCGGCTGCGCAGCTGCGCCCGCCGCTGCGGCAGTAGACTACTACGTTGGGCTTGCCGCGCAGCTCACCCATGCGGTTCGTGAGTTCTTGGACGGGGATGTTGAGCGCGCCCTCCACGTGGCCGGAGGCGAACTCGGCGGGGCTGCGGACGTCCAGCAGGACGGCGCCATCAGCCACCATGCGGCGGGCTCGGGAGTTGGAGTTGTCGGCGCTTCGTGTGAACCAGGACATGCTGTCTTCCTTCCGTGTGAACGCTGTTGTTCGTACGTAGGAGCCAGCCAGCAGGGCAGAGGGTTCACGAAATCGTCAGGGGAGGCGCGCGCAGTCCCACTCTTCGTCACTGGCCACGGGGGCCAGCTGCTCGAAGGCCTCGCGCAGCGCCGTGCGGGCCCGGTGCAGGCGGCTCTTCAGCGCAGGCACCGTGATGCCCAGGCGCTTGGCGGTCTCTCCCGCGCTCAGGCCCAGCAGGTCGCGCAGCACGATGACCTCGCGGTGGGCGTCCGGCAGGCTGCACAGGGCACGGCCGATGGCACGCCCCACCTGTGCGGCCTCCAGCTGCTCCTCCGGCGTGGCGCCCGCGTCGGCGCGGTCGGCCACCGTGCTGTCCGGCAGGTGCGGCTGGTTCTTCAGCCCGCGGCGGCGGCGGTTGCAGGCGCTCCGGGCCAGGGCGAACACCCAGCTGGAGAGCGCCGCGCGCTGCTCGAAGTCCCCCAGGTGCGACGCCACGGCCAGCAGG
This sequence is a window from Sandaracinaceae bacterium. Protein-coding genes within it:
- a CDS encoding penicillin acylase family protein, yielding MTLFATHRRPPALLCSGLLLLALGASSCGGDAVHYEARIVRTAYGVPHITAEDFGSLGYGYGYAYAQDNYCVLMREVIRAEGTTARWWGEAGGDVAEDMVYRHYNTARLAEREFLRPLPGWARDAVRGYAAGMNRHLAEVGLDGLAQGDEGCRSEPWVRELTELDLARVYRKLGLRASTGTLAPLIAAASPELPLARFEGPPQLPGSAPGVTRQALGFRPVEEMGSNAYAVGSESSRSGAGLLYGNPHFPWSGPERFYQAHLTIPGVYDAAGASLHGVPVINIGFNENLAWSHTVASSLHFSFYELTLKADDPMVYLYEGEERRIEAHPVTVEVLQDDGTLEARELTLYTSHFGPMVDLGAISSLVGGWPTIARTAITFRDANIENDRLVEQWVRMGQAQDMDAFEEALALIGIPWVNTIAASRDGQAYYGDVTVVPNVTDAQLEDCSQTAVARLLTRQGFPSLDGSRAACEWGNAVGTPPGILGYDDLPHLRTTDYVANANDSFWLSNPRQLLEDFPPFSGRERYAQSIRTRQTFAQAEERRAGTDGLGEAGFAIEDLMANVFNGRSQAADVSMEGILAVCAATADWSSFTADGTRPEAACDVLLAWDQRFTPTSQGAHVFREVYARISGLDDLWATPFDEADPVNTPRDVNTTDAAVADGIRQAIVDATALLDQANIPLDRAWSEVQFRIVGDEHIPVPGMPDSLGFSVISSSLVDDSGYSNIRAGNSHIQAVTWDAGDPCPRAYTLLTYSQSTDPASPHYADQTRLYAAGMWNEMPFCEADVLAGAISNETIVGP
- a CDS encoding rhodanese-like domain-containing protein; this encodes MSWFTRSADNSNSRARRMVADGAVLLDVRSPAEFASGHVEGALNIPVQELTNRMGELRGKPNVVVYCRSGGRSCAAAEILQKAGHEVIDVGAMGNY
- a CDS encoding RNA polymerase sigma factor, whose product is MANPKSAAHSDQALLERAKSGDGAAMQALLTELSPSVRRFGQQLCRHEADAMDVMQDTLLAVASHLGDFEQRAALSSWVFALARSACNRRRRGLKNQPHLPDSTVADRADAGATPEEQLEAAQVGRAIGRALCSLPDAHREVIVLRDLLGLSAGETAKRLGITVPALKSRLHRARTALREAFEQLAPVASDEEWDCARLP